One region of Qingrenia yutianensis genomic DNA includes:
- the recD2 gene encoding SF1B family DNA helicase RecD2, whose product MQGAPLESYVGEIAEIIYQNEDNGYTIAEFETKDIMFTAVGYMPSVSAGERLKISGKWVEHHTYGEQFKIEVYEKCAPKGEGAILRYLSSGIISGVREATAKKIVEKFGEDTLDVIENHPLKLAEIKGISAQKAVLISQSYIEKMGASTLVMFLQQYSVSVNLAAKIYKKIGSGAVDFIKKNPYILCDEIDGVGFKTADSIALSMGFSKTNAGRIKSGTLYALKLNTTFGHTYLPRNILVSEATRLLEADSAEVEFAVESLIIQGLIISEKTDVEERIYTYAHHCAEKYVAEKMRDVAGVYFEEDDASLLKQIERIEKYQNISLAQNQKSAVMNAVKCGASIITGGPGTGKTTIINTVLELFKMRGLKCALTAPTGRAAKRMAQICGMEAKTIHRLLGAGYSDGDDNLTFCADEENPLAYDVVIVDEMSMVDILLMQSLLKAVKHGKRLIMAGDVNQLPSVGPGNVLKDIIKSGIVKTTYLTEIFRQAEKSMIVVNAHKIIHGEMPVYNGKNTDFFFANLPDANRGSDYIISLVTDKLVRKYDVSPFDIQVLSPYKKGIAGIINLNAKLQEKINPFDIKKNQKDFGDITFREGDKVMQNRNNYDIKWTDTETGEEGSGVFNGDVGYIQFINHSLKNMTVIMDEKSVVYDFKNLDELDLAYAITVHKSQGSEFKIVVIPVYDGPYMLLNRNLLYTAVTRAKNVAVLVGSENIIRKMIDNNKETRRYSGLCDFLIRGDTKVDIGANGENFKDGKGSLS is encoded by the coding sequence ATGCAAGGCGCACCGCTTGAAAGCTACGTCGGCGAGATTGCCGAAATTATATATCAAAACGAGGACAACGGCTATACAATCGCGGAATTTGAAACAAAGGACATTATGTTTACCGCGGTCGGATATATGCCGTCGGTCAGTGCGGGCGAACGGCTTAAAATATCGGGAAAATGGGTTGAACACCACACCTATGGCGAGCAGTTTAAAATTGAGGTTTACGAAAAGTGCGCGCCGAAGGGCGAGGGCGCGATTTTGAGGTATCTTTCGAGCGGAATTATTTCGGGCGTTCGCGAGGCGACGGCGAAAAAAATTGTGGAAAAATTCGGCGAAGATACGCTTGATGTTATAGAAAACCACCCGTTAAAACTTGCCGAAATAAAGGGCATAAGCGCGCAGAAAGCGGTGCTTATAAGCCAAAGCTATATAGAAAAAATGGGCGCGTCGACGCTGGTTATGTTTTTACAGCAGTATTCCGTTTCGGTAAATCTTGCCGCGAAAATTTACAAAAAAATCGGCTCGGGCGCGGTGGATTTTATAAAGAAAAATCCGTATATTCTGTGCGACGAAATAGACGGCGTGGGTTTTAAAACCGCCGACAGTATCGCGCTTTCTATGGGATTTTCAAAAACAAACGCCGGAAGAATTAAATCGGGCACGCTGTATGCGTTAAAGCTCAACACAACTTTCGGACATACCTATCTTCCGCGGAATATCCTGGTTTCGGAGGCAACCCGTCTTTTGGAGGCGGACAGCGCCGAGGTGGAATTTGCCGTTGAGTCGCTCATTATTCAGGGACTTATCATCAGCGAAAAAACGGACGTCGAGGAGAGAATTTACACATATGCGCACCACTGCGCCGAAAAATATGTTGCCGAAAAAATGCGCGATGTTGCGGGCGTTTACTTTGAAGAGGACGACGCGTCGCTTTTAAAACAGATTGAACGAATAGAAAAATATCAGAATATCAGCCTTGCGCAAAACCAGAAAAGCGCGGTTATGAACGCGGTAAAATGCGGTGCAAGCATAATAACGGGCGGACCGGGAACGGGAAAAACCACTATTATAAACACGGTTTTGGAACTTTTTAAAATGCGCGGACTAAAATGTGCGCTTACCGCGCCGACGGGCAGAGCCGCAAAGCGTATGGCGCAAATCTGCGGTATGGAGGCAAAAACGATACACCGTCTTTTGGGTGCAGGCTATTCCGACGGCGACGATAATCTTACATTCTGCGCGGACGAGGAAAATCCGCTCGCGTACGACGTTGTGATTGTGGACGAGATGTCTATGGTGGATATTCTGCTTATGCAAAGCCTTTTAAAAGCGGTAAAGCACGGCAAACGCCTTATTATGGCAGGCGACGTAAATCAGCTCCCGTCTGTGGGTCCGGGCAACGTTTTAAAGGATATTATAAAAAGCGGAATTGTTAAAACTACCTATCTTACCGAAATTTTCAGACAGGCTGAAAAAAGTATGATTGTTGTGAACGCGCACAAAATCATACACGGTGAAATGCCCGTATACAACGGCAAAAACACCGATTTTTTCTTTGCAAATCTTCCCGACGCAAACCGCGGTTCGGACTATATAATTTCGCTTGTCACCGACAAGCTTGTGAGAAAATATGACGTTTCGCCGTTTGACATTCAGGTGCTCTCGCCGTATAAAAAAGGCATTGCAGGCATTATAAACTTAAACGCAAAATTACAGGAAAAAATCAATCCGTTTGACATAAAGAAAAATCAAAAGGATTTCGGCGATATAACCTTCCGCGAGGGCGACAAGGTTATGCAGAACCGAAACAATTACGACATCAAGTGGACGGACACCGAAACGGGCGAGGAGGGAAGCGGTGTTTTCAACGGCGATGTCGGGTATATTCAGTTTATAAATCATTCGCTTAAAAATATGACGGTGATTATGGACGAAAAAAGTGTGGTTTACGATTTTAAAAATCTGGACGAGCTTGACCTTGCGTATGCTATAACGGTGCATAAATCGCAGGGCAGTGAGTTTAAAATTGTTGTTATCCCAGTGTATGACGGGCCGTATATGCTTCTTAACAGAAATCTTTTATACACCGCGGTGACGAGGGCAAAAAACGTTGCGGTGCTGGTGGGGAGCGAAAATATCATACGGAAAATGATTGACAACAACAAGGAAACAAGGCGCTATTCGGGGCTTTGCGATTTTCTTATAAGAGGTGACACTAAAGTTGACATCGGAGCAAACGGCGAAAATTTTAAAGACGGTAAAGGAAGCCTTTCTTAA
- a CDS encoding ComF family protein, whose product MTSEQTAKILKTVKEAFLNIFFPKKCVYCGKILGYKSNLSLCLQCAGKCMTREKPLRDFETKYFDSALCASYYEKHMRNAILNFKFHAVTYLAPTFAHILLLKLKEDFRFAYADIITCVPLGRARLAKRGYNQSELVAREASKSLSGEFISNLLFKVKDVPPLSKMTAAKRRRAVKNAYKFNNNFDIRGKTVLLIDDIFTTGATVNECARILKLNGAKSVFAMCVCETRQKGLFENDLHKENFDERKNLYNSDKRRV is encoded by the coding sequence TTGACATCGGAGCAAACGGCGAAAATTTTAAAGACGGTAAAGGAAGCCTTTCTTAACATATTCTTTCCCAAAAAGTGCGTTTACTGCGGTAAAATTCTCGGCTACAAGTCAAATTTGAGCCTATGTTTACAGTGCGCCGGAAAATGTATGACGCGCGAGAAACCTCTGCGCGATTTTGAAACAAAATATTTCGACTCTGCGCTGTGTGCGTCGTATTACGAAAAGCATATGAGAAACGCAATTCTCAATTTTAAATTTCACGCAGTGACGTATCTTGCGCCTACTTTTGCGCATATTCTGCTTTTAAAGCTGAAAGAGGATTTCCGCTTTGCGTATGCGGACATCATCACGTGCGTTCCGCTCGGCAGGGCGCGTCTTGCAAAAAGAGGCTACAATCAGTCGGAGCTTGTCGCACGCGAAGCGTCAAAGTCGCTTTCGGGCGAGTTTATAAGCAATCTGCTCTTTAAGGTTAAAGATGTTCCTCCGCTTTCCAAAATGACGGCGGCAAAAAGGCGCAGAGCGGTTAAGAACGCGTATAAATTCAACAACAATTTTGACATAAGAGGCAAAACCGTGTTGCTTATAGACGATATTTTCACCACGGGCGCGACGGTTAACGAGTGCGCGCGTATTTTAAAGCTTAACGGCGCAAAGAGTGTTTTTGCAATGTGCGTATGCGAAACACGGCAAAAAGGTTTGTTTGAAAACGATTTACATAAGGAGAATTTTGATGAAAGAAAAAATTTATACAATTCCGATAAACGACGCGTTTGA
- a CDS encoding DUF6062 family protein — protein MKEKIYTIPINDAFDKNCECAVCAFMREEEKKLIDYTVGASMMEPDVREVTNKKGFCKKHFNDIFNTPNKLSCALVTQTHMEEIIKNLKLGNEKIEKTEKGFFKKKDGFDTALLSETADIEKLNSSCAVCDRLDDILDKFLQNLIYLYETEPEFKEKFLNSKGFCLPHFEKLLKSASKHLKGAKKEKFAHEIYKIEIEHLERNLGDLKNFIKKFDHRYINTEFENSRDALSRSAQKISGYFDE, from the coding sequence ATGAAAGAAAAAATTTATACAATTCCGATAAACGACGCGTTTGACAAAAACTGCGAATGTGCGGTGTGCGCCTTTATGCGTGAGGAGGAAAAAAAGCTTATCGACTACACAGTCGGCGCGAGTATGATGGAGCCGGACGTGCGCGAGGTGACAAACAAAAAAGGCTTTTGCAAAAAGCATTTTAACGATATTTTCAACACGCCGAACAAATTGAGCTGTGCGCTTGTAACCCAGACGCATATGGAGGAAATCATAAAAAATTTAAAACTCGGCAATGAGAAAATCGAAAAGACGGAAAAGGGATTTTTCAAGAAAAAGGACGGCTTTGACACGGCGCTTTTGTCGGAAACTGCGGATATAGAGAAGCTTAATTCGTCCTGTGCGGTGTGTGACAGGCTTGATGATATTCTTGATAAATTTTTGCAAAATCTCATTTATCTTTACGAAACCGAGCCGGAATTTAAGGAGAAATTTTTAAATTCAAAGGGATTTTGCCTGCCCCATTTTGAAAAGCTTTTAAAGTCGGCGTCAAAACATTTGAAAGGCGCAAAAAAAGAGAAATTTGCGCACGAAATTTATAAAATCGAAATCGAGCATCTCGAGCGCAACCTCGGTGACCTTAAGAATTTTATAAAAAAATTCGACCACCGGTACATAAACACCGAATTTGAAAATTCGCGCGACGCACTTTCACGTTCGGCGCAGAAAATTTCGGGTTATTTTGATGAATAA